One window from the genome of bacterium encodes:
- a CDS encoding FKBP-type peptidyl-prolyl cis-trans isomerase, whose product MARSTARLESGLDLLAESEGTGEAAAKGDRVIYNLRMFLNQGDEVPMNERQLELIPEDHPSYSVTVVEGLKLVNHCTELGKRQAIAAVEKSLAGMRAGGFRRLRASAHLAYQDRGVPGLIPGNAVLTLEIWLRKINPEVSQRDGITVWE is encoded by the coding sequence ATGGCGCGTTCGACGGCGAGACTCGAGTCCGGCCTCGACCTTCTCGCGGAATCGGAAGGCACCGGCGAAGCCGCCGCGAAGGGCGACCGGGTCATCTACAACCTTAGAATGTTCTTGAACCAAGGCGACGAAGTTCCGATGAACGAACGCCAACTGGAGTTGATTCCCGAAGATCATCCTTCCTACAGCGTAACGGTCGTGGAGGGTTTGAAACTCGTGAATCACTGTACCGAGCTAGGGAAGAGGCAGGCCATTGCTGCGGTCGAGAAATCCCTTGCCGGGATGCGGGCCGGTGGGTTTCGCAGACTCCGCGCGAGCGCACACCTCGCGTACCAGGATCGGGGAGTACCTGGACTGATCCCCGGCAATGCAGTTCTGACACTGGAAATCTGGCTACGAAAGATCAATCCCGAGGTTTCACAGCGAGACGGGATCACGGTCTGGGAATAG